In Microbacterium soli, the DNA window GGCGGCGCTGGGAACGGATGCCGATGGACCGGCGGTCCGTGCGGCTGTGGAGCCGATCGTGCAGGGCTTCGCACCGGATCCGCTCGTGCTCGCCCTGCGCAACGCGGCGGCCATGGGGCTGGAGGTCGAGCTGCTCCGGGACACGGGGCTGCGCCACGCGCGCATCGCATCCGCGGTGGCCGCGGCGGCGCGCAGCGCCGGGATCGATGAGATCCGCGCAGACATCCTCGGTGCCGCCCTGGCGGCCGCGGTCATGTCGTCCCTGCGGGTGTGGGCGGAGCAGGGTGCCGGGCGCACGTCGCTGGAGGCGCAGTTCGACGAGGCGCTGCGCAGCATCCACGATCTTCCCTGGGGCTGAGCGCGCAGGTCTCCGGGACCGCGGTGGTCTCCCGTAAACTGAAGGGCACCATGGCTACCTTTGGCACGCTCTCCGATCGGCTCACCGAGACCTTCCGCAACCTGCGCACGAAGGGCAAGCTGAGCCCGGCCGACGTCGACGGCACCGTCCGCGAGATCCGCCGCGCGCTGCTGGACGCCGACGTCGCCCTCGCCGTCGTCAAGGACTTCACCGCGAAGGTGCGCGAACGCGCCCTGGGCGACGAGGTCAACCGGGCGCTGAACCCCGCGCAGCAGGTCGTGCAGATCGTCAACGAGGAGCTCATCGAGATCCTCGGCGGGCAGCAGCGCCGTCTCGAGTTCGCCAAGACCCCGCCGACCGTGATCATGCTCGCGGGCCTGCAGGGATCCGGGAAGACGACCTTCGCGGGCAAACTCGCCAAGCAGCTGCAGGGCGAGGGCCACACGCCGCTGCTGGTCGCCGCCGACCTGCAACGGCCGAACGCCGTCACCCAGCTCCAGGTGGTCGCCGAGCGCGCGGGCGCCGCGATCTTCGCCCCCGAACCGGGCAACGGTGTGGGCGACCCCGTGCAGGTGTCCATGGCCGGTGTCGAGCACGCGCGTCGCCGGCAGCACGACGTCGTCATCATCGACACCGCCGGGCGCCTCGGCGTGGACGCGGAGCTCATGAAGCAGGCATCCGACATCCGCAGCGCGACCGACCCGGACGAAGTGCTGTTCGTCATCGACGCGATGATCGGTCAGGACGCCGTGAACACGGCCAGGGCATTCCAGGAGGGCGTCGACTTCACCGGCGTCGTGCTCTCCAAGCTCGACGGCGACGCCCGCGGCGGCGCGGCGCTGTCGGTGGCATCCGTCACCGGCCGCCCGATCATCTTCGCCTCGACGGGGGAGAACCTCGAGGATCTCGAACCCTTCCACCCCGACCGCATGGCGAGCCGCATCCTCGACCTCGGCGACATCCTGACCCTCATCGAGCAGGCGCAGCAGGCCTTCGACGAGGAAGAGGCGATGAAGGTCGCCGAGAAGCTCGCGAACGAGGCCTTCACTCTCGAGGACTTCCTCGAGCAGCTGCAGCAGATGAAGAAGATGGGCTCCATGAAGAAGATGCTCGGGATGCTCCCGGGCATGGGGCAGATGAAGCAGCAGCTCGACGACTTCGACGAGCGCGAGATCGACCGCACGGAGGCGATCATCCGCTCGATGACGCCGGGGGAGCGGCGCAATCCGAAGATTCTCAACGGCTCGCGCCGGCTGCGCATCGCCAAGGGCTCCGGGATGACGGTCACCGACGTGAATCAGCTCGTGCAGCGCTTCGACCAGGCGGCGAAGATGATGAAGACCGTCGCTCGCGGCGGGACCCCGCAGATCCCCGGCATGGGCTCGATGGGAAAGCCCGGCGCGTCGTCGAAGCGCGGCAGGAAGGGCAAGTCCAAGGGCGGCTCCCGATCGGGCAACCCCGCCAAGCGCGCGGCGGAGAACGCCGGCCTGACGATGTCGAACGCCACGCCGACGGGCTCGGGCTTCGGACTCGGCGGCGGGCCGAAGGCCCCCAGCGAGGCGGACCTCGCCGCGATCCAGAAGCTGTTCGGCAAGGGCTGACTCAGCGCACCCTGGAAGGCCGGCGAAGCGGTTCTCGCAGGACGCGTCCCTGGGAGAACCAGGACACTATCGGGCGTCGGCGTCCACCCAGTCCATCGACTTGGTGACGGCCTTGTGCCACTGGCGCAGCAGGCGGTCGCGCTCGTCGACGGCCATCTCCGGACGCCAGCGGCGATCCTCCTGCCAGTTGGCGGTCAGGTCCTCCAACCCGTCCCAGAAGCCGACGGCGAGGCCGGCGGCATTGGCGGCGCCCAGAGCCGTCGTCTCGGCGACGACGGGACGCACGACCTCCACCCCGAGGACATCGGCCTGGAACTGCATGAGCGCATCGTTGGCGACCATCCCGCCGTCGACCCGCAGCTCGGTCAGCGCGAGCCCGGCGTCGGCGTTGACGGCATCCAGCACGTCACGGGTCTGGTACGCCACGGCTTCCAGCGCGGCGCGCGCGAGGTGATTCCGGTTGGAGTACCGCGTGAGGCCCACGATCGCCCCACGAGCATCCGGGCGCCAGTACGGCGCGAACAGGCCGGAGAACGCCGGCACGATGTAGACCCCGCCGTTGTCCGCGACCCGACGAGCGAGATCCTCCACCTCCGGCGCCGTCCGGATGATCCCCAGCTGGTCCCGCAGCCACTGGACGAGCGATCCCGTCACGGCGATCGAGCCCTCGAGCGCGTAGTGCGCGGGCTGATCGCCGAGCTTGTATCCGACGGTCGTGAGCAGGCCGTTGCCGGAGTGGACGATGTCCGTGCCGGTGTTGAAGATGAGGAAGCAGCCCGTGCCGTACGTGTTCTTGCTCTCGCCGGCTTCAAAGGCCGCCTGCCCGAACGTCGCCGCCTGCTGGTCTCCGAGGATGCCGGCGATGGGCGTCTCGCGCAGCAGCGAGGAGCTCTCGGCGGCACCGTACACCTCGGATGAGGAGCGGATCTCCGGCATCATCGACCGCGGCACGTCGAACGCCTCGAGGATGTCGTCGCGCCACTGGAGCGTCTCCAGGTCCATGAACAGCGTGCGCGATGCGTTGGTCACGTCGGTCACGTGCACGCCGCCGTCCGGACCGCCGGTGAGGTTCCACAGCACCCAGCAGTCGGTGGTGCCGAACAGCAGGTCGCCGGCCTCGGCCCTCGCCCGTGCGCCATCGACGTTCTCCAGGATCCACGCGATCTTCGTGCCGGAGAAGTAGGTCGCCAGCGGCAGGCCGACGATCGGCTTGAACCGATCGGTCCCGCCGTCCGCGGCGAGTCCGTCGACGATCCCCTGTGTGCGGGTGTCCTGCCAGACGATGGCGTTGCAGACGGGTTCGCCGGTGGTCCTGTCCCACACCACGGTCGTCTCACGCTGGTTGGTGATGCCGATCGCGGCGATGTCATGCCGGGTGACATGGGCGCGGGTGAGGGCGAGCCCGATGACCTCCTGCACATTGCGCCAGATCTCCGCGGCATCGTGCTCGACCCACCCGGGGTGGGGGAGGATCTGCTCGTGCTCCTTCTGCCCGGACGCGACGATGCGGCCCCTGCGGTCGAAGACGATCGCGCGACTGGACGTGGTGCCCTGGTCGATCGCGAGGATGTAGTCAGCCATGGGATTCTCCTTCGAAGACAGTCTGGCCGATCGGCGGATGCGATGCGGGGGTCACGCGTCGGGGGCACGAGCCGTCCGGGGCCCCGGACGGCTCAGGACCGGGCGGGCACCGTGATCGACAGGCCGTGGGCGTCGCGCAGGAGTTCCGCGGTGTCGACGATCTCCGTGTTCACCCGCGCCGGGTCCCAGCCGAGCAGGCGGCCCAGTTCCCCGGCGATCTCCTCGAGGATCTCGCCGGTGGCGCCGCCCGTGAAGGCGATTCCCGTCCTGCGCAGCACGACGTCGGCGAGTCTCACGACGAGCTCGTGCTCCACCATCCATTCGAGCTCGCCGGTGGAGAGCGCACCGCCGGCCAGCGGCCGGTCCTCACTTCGGGAGATGTGCTTCCACACCTCGGCCGCACGCGTCCCGTAGCGCTCCAGCAGCGCCGGTGCGCGCTCATCCGCGCCGGGAAGGTGCACCCGCATCCACGACCGCCGCGCCCGGGTCGTGCGGGGGTAGCCTCGTCCGCCGCCGATCGGCAGTCCGGCGGTGGACACCGCGCGGGCACGACCCAGCAGCTCGAGGACGCGATCGGCGAGCGCCTCGCCCAGGGCACGGAACGTCGTCCACTTGCCGCCGACGAGGGTGATGTGCGGGACGGCACCGGAGTCGTCGACCTCGATCCGGTAGTCCCGCGACACGAATCCCGGCGCGGTGTCCTCGTGGTGGGGGAGCGGGCGGATGCCGGAGTACCTGTACACGATCTGCTCGCGCGTGACGTCGATGCCGGGGAAGACGTGGTGGATCAGCTCGAAGAAGTAGTCCACCTCCTCCCGGGTGCAGCGCGCGGGCTCGCGAGGATCCGCCTCGATGTCCGTGGTGCCCACGAGAACGCGGCCCTTGAGGGGGTAGATCAGCACGATGCGCCCGTCGGAGTGCTCGAAGAAGATCTCGCGGCCCTTCGTCGCGTCCAGCAGCGCCGGGGAGTCCAGCACGATGTGCGACCCCTTCGTGCCACCCATGAAGCGCGTCGGCGCGGCGATGTCCGCATTGGTGAGGTCGGCCCACGGCCCCGAGGCGTTGACGACGACGTCCGCCCGGATCGTGAACTCCTCGCCGGTCTCGAGGTCGCGCAGCACGACGGCGTCCTCCTCCCGGCCCACCGCCGCCACATAGGTGAGGGCGTGCGCGCCGGAGTGCGCGGAGCGGGC includes these proteins:
- a CDS encoding glycerol-3-phosphate dehydrogenase/oxidase is translated as MVEETRRARRDAELAAVRETSRTSVLIIGAGINGISLFRDLALQGVDAVIVDRGDLAGGATSASSHMIHGGIRYLENGEFRLVRESVQERNGLLRTAPHYVKPLRTTIPIYSTFSGILAAPLRFLTHRSGKPRERGAALIKTGLLIYDLFSRDGGAVPRHRFLGRTASLAELPQLDPRIRYTATYYDASMHDPERLALDVLQDARSAHSGAHALTYVAAVGREEDAVVLRDLETGEEFTIRADVVVNASGPWADLTNADIAAPTRFMGGTKGSHIVLDSPALLDATKGREIFFEHSDGRIVLIYPLKGRVLVGTTDIEADPREPARCTREEVDYFFELIHHVFPGIDVTREQIVYRYSGIRPLPHHEDTAPGFVSRDYRIEVDDSGAVPHITLVGGKWTTFRALGEALADRVLELLGRARAVSTAGLPIGGGRGYPRTTRARRSWMRVHLPGADERAPALLERYGTRAAEVWKHISRSEDRPLAGGALSTGELEWMVEHELVVRLADVVLRRTGIAFTGGATGEILEEIAGELGRLLGWDPARVNTEIVDTAELLRDAHGLSITVPARS
- a CDS encoding TetR/AcrR family transcriptional regulator, translating into MSAQGSRAGRPRASSRETLAEAACELFLEQGYEATSVVDIAQRAGVSRSSFFNYFSSKSDVLWSGLDARIADASVALAALGTDADGPAVRAAVEPIVQGFAPDPLVLALRNAAAMGLEVELLRDTGLRHARIASAVAAAARSAGIDEIRADILGAALAAAVMSSLRVWAEQGAGRTSLEAQFDEALRSIHDLPWG
- the ffh gene encoding signal recognition particle protein, which produces MATFGTLSDRLTETFRNLRTKGKLSPADVDGTVREIRRALLDADVALAVVKDFTAKVRERALGDEVNRALNPAQQVVQIVNEELIEILGGQQRRLEFAKTPPTVIMLAGLQGSGKTTFAGKLAKQLQGEGHTPLLVAADLQRPNAVTQLQVVAERAGAAIFAPEPGNGVGDPVQVSMAGVEHARRRQHDVVIIDTAGRLGVDAELMKQASDIRSATDPDEVLFVIDAMIGQDAVNTARAFQEGVDFTGVVLSKLDGDARGGAALSVASVTGRPIIFASTGENLEDLEPFHPDRMASRILDLGDILTLIEQAQQAFDEEEAMKVAEKLANEAFTLEDFLEQLQQMKKMGSMKKMLGMLPGMGQMKQQLDDFDEREIDRTEAIIRSMTPGERRNPKILNGSRRLRIAKGSGMTVTDVNQLVQRFDQAAKMMKTVARGGTPQIPGMGSMGKPGASSKRGRKGKSKGGSRSGNPAKRAAENAGLTMSNATPTGSGFGLGGGPKAPSEADLAAIQKLFGKG
- the glpK gene encoding glycerol kinase GlpK, with the protein product MADYILAIDQGTTSSRAIVFDRRGRIVASGQKEHEQILPHPGWVEHDAAEIWRNVQEVIGLALTRAHVTRHDIAAIGITNQRETTVVWDRTTGEPVCNAIVWQDTRTQGIVDGLAADGGTDRFKPIVGLPLATYFSGTKIAWILENVDGARARAEAGDLLFGTTDCWVLWNLTGGPDGGVHVTDVTNASRTLFMDLETLQWRDDILEAFDVPRSMMPEIRSSSEVYGAAESSSLLRETPIAGILGDQQAATFGQAAFEAGESKNTYGTGCFLIFNTGTDIVHSGNGLLTTVGYKLGDQPAHYALEGSIAVTGSLVQWLRDQLGIIRTAPEVEDLARRVADNGGVYIVPAFSGLFAPYWRPDARGAIVGLTRYSNRNHLARAALEAVAYQTRDVLDAVNADAGLALTELRVDGGMVANDALMQFQADVLGVEVVRPVVAETTALGAANAAGLAVGFWDGLEDLTANWQEDRRWRPEMAVDERDRLLRQWHKAVTKSMDWVDADAR